A stretch of the uncultured Desulfobacter sp. genome encodes the following:
- the nikC gene encoding nickel transporter permease: MMTSKPLKTGGARQWLLADTPKSAFQAWAGRAYLSLLAFMKNRLAVIGALIIMILVFIAMFAPLIASYDPIETNIANRLQPLSSIHYFGTDEMGRDIFSRVIWGSRLTLYVIGLVAVIAAPVGVLVGTVAGYLGGIIDTVLMRVTDIFLAFPKLILALAFVAALGPGIENAIIAISITSWPPYARIARAETITIRNADFIKAVRLQGASAFRIIIGHIMPLCLPSLIIRVTLDMAGIILTAAGLGFLGMGAQPPAPEWGAMTAGGRTYIIDHWWVITMPGAAIFIVSLAFNLLGDGLRDVLDPRSDR, encoded by the coding sequence ATGATGACAAGTAAACCATTAAAGACAGGCGGTGCAAGACAATGGCTTCTGGCAGATACGCCGAAGTCCGCTTTCCAGGCCTGGGCCGGCAGAGCCTATCTGAGTCTCCTGGCATTCATGAAAAATCGGCTGGCGGTTATAGGGGCGCTGATTATTATGATTTTGGTTTTCATTGCCATGTTTGCCCCTCTCATTGCCTCCTATGATCCAATTGAAACCAACATTGCTAATCGCCTTCAACCATTGTCTTCGATTCACTATTTCGGCACCGATGAAATGGGCCGTGATATTTTTTCCCGGGTGATCTGGGGCTCCCGCCTAACCCTTTACGTTATTGGCCTTGTGGCCGTCATTGCAGCACCTGTAGGTGTCCTTGTGGGCACGGTTGCAGGATATCTGGGGGGGATTATTGATACGGTGCTCATGCGTGTCACGGATATTTTTCTTGCGTTTCCTAAACTTATTTTGGCCCTGGCCTTTGTTGCAGCGCTTGGCCCGGGCATTGAAAATGCCATCATTGCCATCTCCATTACCTCCTGGCCGCCCTACGCCAGGATTGCCCGGGCAGAGACCATTACCATTAGAAATGCCGATTTCATTAAAGCCGTCAGGCTTCAGGGCGCAAGTGCGTTCAGGATTATTATCGGCCATATCATGCCCCTTTGCCTGCCGTCTCTGATTATCCGGGTTACCCTGGATATGGCGGGGATCATCCTCACTGCTGCGGGCTTGGGGTTTCTGGGGATGGGCGCCCAGCCACCCGCGCCGGAATGGGGGGCCATGACTGCCGGTGGAAGAACATATATCATTGACCATTGGTGGGTGATCACCATGCCCGGGGCCGCTATCTTTATAGTCAGCCTTGCGTTCAACCTTTTGGGAGACGGGCTTCGTGACGTTCTTGATCCAAGGAGTGATCGATGA
- a CDS encoding ABC transporter permease: MLATTFLGLLLITFLIGRVVPIDPVLAVVGDKASPQVYEKARIAMGLHLPLWKQFLIYLTNVLTGDLGTSVLTANPVIDDILRVFPATFELAITATVIGIVLGIPLGIFSAVKQGSVWDHVMRVIGLFGHSLPIFWLGLMGLMFFYVRLDMLPGPGRVDIFYEGIVPPVTGFLMVDSLVAGEWDIFKSAVHHLILPASLLGYYSMAYLLRMTRSFMIEQLGQEYILTARVKGVKEWKVIWGHALGNCAIPLITVIALSFGTLLEGSVLTETVFAWPGLGLYLTNSLLNADMNAVLGCTIVVGAIFLGVNLFSDFLYKVVDPRAR; encoded by the coding sequence ATGTTGGCAACTACCTTTTTAGGCCTTTTACTGATTACTTTTCTCATCGGCCGGGTGGTTCCCATTGATCCGGTGCTGGCCGTGGTCGGAGACAAAGCCTCTCCCCAGGTGTACGAAAAAGCGCGCATTGCCATGGGGCTGCATTTACCCTTGTGGAAACAGTTTTTGATCTATCTTACAAATGTTCTCACAGGGGATTTGGGGACATCCGTTCTGACAGCCAACCCTGTGATTGACGATATCTTACGGGTTTTTCCCGCTACCTTTGAACTGGCGATCACGGCCACGGTCATCGGCATTGTGCTGGGCATTCCCCTCGGCATATTTTCGGCGGTAAAGCAGGGCAGCGTCTGGGATCATGTCATGCGTGTCATCGGCTTGTTTGGCCATTCTTTGCCCATTTTCTGGCTCGGGCTCATGGGGTTGATGTTTTTTTATGTCCGGCTTGATATGCTGCCGGGGCCCGGCCGGGTGGATATTTTTTATGAGGGCATTGTGCCGCCTGTCACCGGCTTTTTGATGGTAGACAGTCTTGTTGCCGGAGAGTGGGACATTTTCAAAAGCGCAGTGCATCATCTGATTCTTCCGGCATCCCTTCTTGGGTATTATTCCATGGCATATCTGTTGAGAATGACCCGATCCTTCATGATCGAACAGCTGGGTCAGGAGTATATTCTGACGGCCCGGGTCAAAGGCGTCAAAGAGTGGAAGGTGATATGGGGGCATGCCTTGGGCAACTGTGCCATTCCGTTGATTACCGTTATTGCCTTAAGTTTCGGCACCCTGCTTGAAGGCTCGGTGTTGACGGAAACCGTTTTTGCCTGGCCCGGCCTGGGGCTGTATCTGACCAATTCTTTGCTCAACGCCGACATGAATGCGGTTTTAGGCTGCACCATTGTTGTGGGTGCTATTTTTCTTGGGGTGAATCTGTTTTCCGACTTTTTATACAAAGTGGTGGACCCAAGGGCTCGCTAA
- a CDS encoding ABC transporter substrate-binding protein, whose product MKKPLLFVFALSLLLIQTVRASTPKDTLVMAFNIDEIISLDPAEIFEFANAEYAANAYDRLINYNVDHVSEIYPGIAESWKTSDDGLTYTFKIRKGVTFASGNTLSAEDVVFSLRRVVLLDKSPAFILTQFGFTPENVDRTITKVDDYTVKIIVDQAYAPTFFLYCLTSTVGSVVDKKVVLAHEKDGDLGYGWLKTGYAGSGPYTLRTWKASELIILDANKKYWGDAPKLHRIIIRHIVGSSSQRMLLEKGDIDMARNLTVDDLKSLETNKDIKIHTRAKGAIYYLGLNQKNKYLRIPEVRQAFKYLIDYKGIEQTILSGRATVHQAFLPKGFLGALEETPFSLDIEKAKALLKKVGLENGFTVTMDTRNTEPVTSIALSIQSTFAKAGIKVEIIPGDGKQTLTKYRARNHDIYIGDWGPDYMDPHTNADTFARNPDNSDDAKFKPLAWRNAWDIPEMTQKANAAVLERDTAKRARMYQDLQREHQQTSPFVIMFQNIEVVAERANVEHFILGPSFDSNFYQYTTK is encoded by the coding sequence GTGAAAAAGCCGCTCCTGTTTGTCTTTGCGCTGTCTTTATTGTTGATACAGACCGTCCGGGCGTCCACGCCGAAAGATACCCTTGTCATGGCGTTTAATATCGATGAGATTATCTCCCTGGATCCGGCTGAAATTTTTGAATTTGCCAATGCTGAATATGCCGCTAACGCATACGATCGCCTCATTAATTATAATGTAGATCATGTCAGTGAGATATATCCGGGTATTGCTGAAAGCTGGAAAACTTCCGATGACGGTTTGACCTACACATTTAAAATCAGGAAAGGCGTGACCTTTGCCTCGGGCAACACCCTGTCGGCGGAAGATGTCGTTTTTTCCCTTCGCCGTGTTGTGCTGCTTGATAAGTCACCGGCCTTTATTTTGACCCAGTTTGGATTTACACCTGAAAACGTAGACCGTACCATCACCAAGGTGGATGATTACACGGTGAAAATTATAGTTGATCAGGCGTACGCCCCCACTTTTTTTCTTTATTGCCTGACCTCGACCGTTGGGTCTGTTGTAGATAAAAAAGTGGTTTTGGCCCATGAAAAAGATGGTGACCTTGGCTATGGCTGGCTTAAGACCGGGTATGCCGGTTCCGGGCCCTATACGCTGAGAACATGGAAGGCATCGGAACTCATCATACTGGACGCCAATAAAAAGTATTGGGGGGATGCACCAAAACTGCACCGCATTATCATCCGGCATATTGTTGGATCTTCCAGTCAGCGTATGTTGCTTGAAAAAGGCGACATTGATATGGCAAGAAACCTGACAGTGGATGATTTGAAAAGCCTGGAGACCAATAAAGATATAAAAATTCATACAAGGGCCAAAGGAGCGATCTATTACCTGGGGCTGAACCAAAAAAATAAGTATCTCAGAATACCTGAGGTGCGCCAGGCATTTAAATATCTGATTGATTATAAAGGTATTGAACAGACCATTCTCAGCGGCAGGGCTACTGTACATCAGGCTTTTTTGCCAAAGGGCTTTTTGGGCGCGTTGGAAGAAACGCCTTTTTCCCTTGATATTGAGAAAGCCAAAGCGCTTTTAAAAAAGGTGGGTCTTGAAAACGGCTTCACCGTTACCATGGACACAAGAAATACCGAACCCGTCACCTCCATAGCCCTTTCCATACAGTCCACCTTTGCCAAAGCCGGTATAAAAGTTGAAATAATTCCCGGAGACGGTAAACAGACGTTGACAAAATACCGCGCCCGGAATCATGATATTTATATTGGAGACTGGGGGCCGGATTATATGGACCCGCATACCAATGCAGATACCTTTGCCCGGAATCCGGACAACTCCGACGACGCAAAATTTAAACCTTTGGCCTGGAGAAATGCCTGGGATATCCCGGAGATGACCCAGAAAGCTAACGCCGCTGTCCTGGAACGGGATACGGCCAAGCGCGCCCGAATGTACCAGGATCTCCAGCGGGAACACCAGCAGACCTCTCCTTTTGTTATTATGTTTCAGAATATTGAAGTTGTGGCTGAAAGAGCCAATGTTGAACATTTCATTTTGGGCCCAAGTTTTGATAGTAATTTTTACCAGTATACAACCAAATAA
- the fbaA gene encoding class II fructose-bisphosphate aldolase, producing MPIVNYQQYCRMLDNAKQNKFAYPAINTTSSETINAALLAFKEADSDGIIQVSTGGGSFASGLGVGESYKGAIALAEFAHVMAAYYDVNIALHTDHCHPEYVESFLMPLIKETARRRANGMPNLFSSHMYDGSALPMAENIAASKQIMEVCVANDLILEIETGVVGGEEDGHDTSGVKKEKLYTTPEDMVLAARELGSMGRFLLAATFGNVHGVYKPGNVVLKPTILKDGQEAVAKALGAETRLDLVFHGGSGSELKDIHEALDYGVVKMNVDTDTQYAYTRPVADHMMKNYDGVLKIEGEVGNKKVYDPRSWGKKAERRMADRIMQACRDLRSEGTSLGKNI from the coding sequence ATGCCAATCGTTAATTATCAGCAATATTGCCGGATGCTGGACAACGCCAAACAAAACAAGTTTGCATATCCGGCCATTAATACCACCTCAAGCGAAACCATTAATGCCGCCCTTCTGGCATTCAAGGAAGCCGACAGCGACGGCATTATCCAGGTCTCCACCGGCGGCGGCAGTTTTGCCTCGGGTCTGGGGGTGGGCGAATCGTATAAAGGGGCCATTGCCCTGGCGGAGTTTGCCCACGTCATGGCCGCCTATTATGATGTCAACATTGCGCTTCATACGGATCACTGCCATCCTGAATATGTGGAATCATTTTTAATGCCCCTCATCAAAGAGACGGCAAGACGCAGGGCCAATGGGATGCCCAATTTGTTCAGTTCACACATGTACGACGGCTCTGCTTTGCCCATGGCGGAAAATATTGCTGCTTCAAAGCAAATTATGGAAGTTTGCGTGGCCAATGACCTGATCCTGGAAATTGAAACCGGCGTGGTCGGTGGCGAGGAAGACGGACATGATACGTCAGGCGTAAAAAAAGAAAAATTGTACACAACACCCGAGGACATGGTGTTGGCCGCCAGGGAGCTGGGATCCATGGGACGGTTTCTTTTAGCCGCCACCTTTGGTAATGTGCACGGGGTGTACAAACCGGGTAACGTGGTGCTCAAGCCCACAATTTTAAAAGACGGCCAGGAGGCCGTGGCCAAAGCCCTTGGCGCTGAAACCCGGTTGGACCTGGTATTTCATGGCGGTTCCGGTTCCGAATTAAAGGATATTCACGAAGCCCTTGATTACGGGGTGGTTAAAATGAATGTGGACACCGACACCCAGTACGCCTATACACGTCCTGTGGCGGACCATATGATGAAAAATTATGATGGTGTGCTTAAAATCGAAGGGGAGGTGGGCAACAAAAAAGTGTATGACCCCCGCTCCTGGGGTAAAAAAGCGGAGCGGCGTATGGCCGATCGGATCATGCAGGCCTGCCGGGATTTAAGATCCGAGGGCACATCCCTTGGAAAAAATATTTAA
- a CDS encoding hotdog fold thioesterase produces MIWKKEFTVDDMNRFKANSMLGHLDITFEEKGDNFLTASMPVDARTHQPMGILHGGASVVLAETLGSCASQMTLEQGFYAVGLEIKANHIKSISQGRVTGQTTPLHLGRTTQVWDIDIKNDNGDLICASRLTMAVLKTDKKHSETILQFMR; encoded by the coding sequence ATGATCTGGAAAAAAGAGTTCACTGTTGATGATATGAACCGGTTCAAAGCCAATTCAATGCTGGGGCATCTGGATATTACTTTTGAAGAAAAAGGGGACAACTTTTTAACCGCATCCATGCCCGTGGACGCCCGCACCCATCAACCCATGGGAATCCTCCACGGCGGGGCTTCGGTGGTTCTTGCGGAAACCCTTGGCAGTTGTGCTTCCCAAATGACCCTCGAACAAGGATTTTACGCCGTGGGCCTTGAAATCAAGGCCAATCACATTAAAAGCATATCCCAGGGCCGGGTTACGGGCCAAACCACACCGTTGCATTTAGGCCGAACCACCCAGGTATGGGATATTGACATTAAAAATGATAACGGAGACCTGATTTGCGCATCCCGCCTGACAATGGCTGTTTTAAAAACAGACAAAAAACACAGTGAAACAATTTTGCAATTCATGCGGTAA
- a CDS encoding TrmH family RNA methyltransferase, which yields MGSYKARMIIKEAKEEAKRQFRRHRNKNRLAKPGIHRCIIVLDGLKPTFNIGKIFRSAEAFGCHEVHLIGTDFFDPAPARGAFKHVPARFHSRFISCYAELLERGYTPFILEPGQGEPVMDVDLPEKSAFVFGHEEFGISFEPDLFPEVERLTIPQYGRCQSLNVSVAASIILYEYTRQFACRDLAPQAPHPCKERV from the coding sequence ATGGGTTCCTATAAGGCAAGAATGATCATCAAGGAGGCAAAGGAAGAAGCAAAGCGCCAATTCCGCCGCCACCGGAATAAAAACCGCCTGGCAAAACCGGGCATTCATAGATGCATCATTGTTCTGGACGGGCTGAAACCCACCTTTAACATCGGCAAAATATTCAGAAGCGCAGAAGCATTCGGCTGCCATGAGGTTCATCTGATCGGCACCGATTTCTTTGACCCCGCACCGGCCAGGGGTGCATTCAAACACGTTCCGGCAAGATTCCACAGCCGATTCATCTCCTGCTACGCAGAACTTCTTGAAAGGGGATATACCCCCTTTATACTTGAACCAGGCCAGGGAGAGCCGGTAATGGATGTGGACCTGCCGGAAAAAAGCGCTTTTGTATTTGGCCACGAGGAGTTCGGTATCAGCTTTGAACCGGATCTGTTCCCGGAAGTGGAGCGACTGACCATTCCCCAGTACGGACGCTGTCAAAGTTTGAATGTCAGTGTTGCCGCCTCCATTATTTTGTACGAATATACCCGGCAGTTTGCCTGCCGGGATTTGGCACCCCAAGCACCCCATCCATGCAAGGAAAGAGTATGA
- the nadE gene encoding NAD(+) synthase, translating to MNAEKTAVHIIDWLKNYVQTSGLKGFTVGVSGGIDSAVTSTLCAKTGYPVIALNMPIHQASDQVSRSSEHIAWLSKTYDNVTGHDVNLTPVFEQVKTTLPDDIQDGLTMANTRSRLRMITLYSFASHHRMLVAGTGNKVEDFGVGFYTKYGDGGVDISPIADLMKTEVYELGRYLGVSQDILSALPTDGLWEDDRTDESQIGASYEELEWAMGYEAGDKSRDITDRQKEVLEVYRQFNRANRHKMDPIPVCIIPEALKV from the coding sequence ATGAACGCAGAAAAAACGGCTGTCCACATCATCGACTGGCTGAAAAATTATGTACAAACATCAGGACTAAAGGGATTCACCGTCGGCGTATCCGGCGGGATTGATTCGGCTGTCACATCAACATTATGTGCAAAAACCGGTTATCCCGTAATCGCCCTGAATATGCCCATCCACCAGGCATCGGACCAGGTCTCCCGGTCCAGCGAGCACATTGCCTGGCTGTCCAAAACCTATGACAATGTTACAGGGCATGATGTCAACCTGACCCCGGTATTTGAACAGGTAAAAACCACATTACCCGATGATATCCAGGATGGATTGACCATGGCCAACACCCGTTCAAGGCTGCGCATGATCACCCTATATTCATTTGCCTCCCACCACCGCATGCTTGTGGCAGGAACCGGTAACAAGGTGGAGGATTTCGGCGTGGGGTTTTACACAAAATACGGGGATGGAGGTGTGGACATCTCTCCCATTGCGGACCTGATGAAAACCGAAGTGTATGAATTAGGCCGTTATCTTGGTGTAAGTCAGGATATATTGTCAGCCCTGCCAACCGACGGACTCTGGGAAGACGACCGCACGGATGAAAGCCAGATCGGTGCGTCCTATGAAGAGCTGGAATGGGCCATGGGGTATGAAGCCGGCGACAAAAGCCGGGATATAACGGACCGGCAGAAAGAAGTCCTGGAAGTGTACCGGCAATTCAACCGGGCCAACCGGCATAAAATGGATCCTATCCCGGTGTGCATCATACCCGAAGCGCTGAAAGTATAA
- a CDS encoding TSUP family transporter: MELSFPSYLILFVSGLLAGFVDAIAGGGGLIALPALLSVGLLPQLALGTNKFQGSFGTLSAAANFIRKGKVKLSDNMTGIAFTFIGIFNH, translated from the coding sequence ATGGAACTGAGCTTTCCATCCTATTTGATTTTATTTGTTTCAGGTCTATTGGCAGGATTTGTTGACGCTATTGCAGGCGGCGGCGGGCTGATCGCCCTGCCCGCACTTTTGTCTGTGGGACTGCTGCCACAGTTGGCTTTGGGTACTAACAAATTCCAAGGCAGCTTCGGCACATTATCCGCAGCTGCCAACTTCATTCGCAAGGGCAAGGTAAAACTATCCGACAACATGACGGGCATCGCCTTTACGTTTATCGGTATTTTTAACCATTAG
- a CDS encoding prolyl-tRNA synthetase associated domain-containing protein gives MLQTQEALLNILDELNINYTNHEHPAVFTVEEAAQHSEGIEGAHSKNLFFKDKKKRLFLVVTLADKPIKIKEVGKLIGANNMSFGKPDLLMDVLGVPPGSVTPFAAVNIGDHEVKIVLDEELMENDLLNFHPLTNTATTTIAANDIVNFLDHVGQPPHIIRL, from the coding sequence ATGCTGCAGACCCAGGAAGCGCTGCTCAATATTCTGGATGAGCTGAACATCAATTATACCAATCATGAGCACCCTGCCGTGTTCACGGTTGAAGAAGCCGCCCAGCACAGTGAAGGCATTGAAGGCGCCCATTCCAAAAACCTGTTTTTCAAGGATAAAAAAAAGAGACTGTTCCTGGTGGTCACCCTGGCGGACAAACCCATTAAAATCAAGGAGGTGGGTAAACTGATCGGGGCCAATAATATGTCCTTTGGCAAACCGGACCTGCTCATGGATGTTTTAGGCGTGCCCCCCGGTTCCGTCACCCCCTTTGCCGCCGTAAACATAGGCGACCATGAGGTGAAAATTGTGCTGGATGAAGAATTGATGGAAAATGATCTGCTCAATTTCCATCCCCTGACCAATACGGCCACCACCACCATTGCCGCCAATGATATAGTTAACTTTCTGGACCATGTAGGCCAACCGCCCCATATCATTCGTTTATAA
- a CDS encoding DUF2092 domain-containing protein, with translation MRKFFAGFLKLTWCVMIFAVCCCIVPMAATAAASDDQDTQTAGEQYKNLIEDEAVQALYTMSSYLRTLTAFEMKADFFLDEVLVTGQKVLISGESTTLVRLPNKYLAKVKIDEKKKDFEVYFDGQNFTLYGKNNQFYVTSPAPGTVGDLVLKTFAEKGIELPLQDIFLWGTSPADKKALQSAFSVGSTTIDSKPCTHYAYRQDGVDWQVWMTNAETPLPLQVVITTTSDVAQPQYSARISWDLNPSVSDDLFAFTPPKGACAIDFMPAENAAAQ, from the coding sequence ATGAGAAAATTTTTTGCAGGCTTTTTGAAGTTAACATGGTGTGTGATGATTTTCGCCGTGTGCTGTTGTATAGTTCCCATGGCAGCCACGGCTGCGGCGTCTGATGATCAGGATACGCAGACTGCCGGGGAGCAATATAAAAATCTCATCGAAGATGAGGCTGTTCAGGCCCTTTATACCATGAGCAGTTACCTTCGTACGCTAACCGCTTTTGAAATGAAAGCCGACTTTTTTCTGGATGAGGTGCTGGTTACCGGCCAGAAGGTGCTGATCAGTGGAGAAAGCACAACCCTGGTAAGGTTGCCGAATAAATACCTGGCCAAGGTAAAAATAGACGAGAAGAAAAAGGATTTTGAAGTCTATTTCGACGGTCAAAATTTTACGTTGTACGGTAAGAATAATCAGTTTTACGTCACTTCTCCTGCGCCGGGAACAGTGGGCGATCTGGTGTTGAAGACCTTCGCGGAAAAAGGCATTGAACTGCCGTTGCAAGATATTTTTCTTTGGGGGACCAGCCCAGCAGATAAAAAGGCTTTGCAGTCCGCCTTCAGCGTGGGCTCCACCACCATAGACAGCAAGCCCTGCACCCATTACGCATATCGCCAGGACGGTGTGGACTGGCAGGTGTGGATGACCAATGCAGAGACGCCTTTGCCTTTGCAGGTGGTTATCACCACCACCAGTGATGTTGCCCAGCCCCAGTACTCTGCCCGCATCAGTTGGGATTTGAATCCATCTGTTTCAGATGATCTGTTTGCATTCACGCCCCCTAAAGGGGCCTGTGCTATTGATTTTATGCCTGCTGAAAACGCAGCTGCCCAGTAA
- a CDS encoding NapC/NirT family cytochrome c, whose product MSPYKAPTRSGSKKGWWFGLGIGIVLTCVVVLASGFMIETTNTDTFCVSCHAMNPFRDAWKFSVHGGNNPQGFRAQCVDCHLPHGDFVEYVTAKAVTGTGDVVQNMIIDVNTFDWMANSEKNRLKFTYDSACRRCHQQLDAAPGMPRGGFLAHRTYLRGETTKKCAECHPHVGHEDLADMVDRYFSRQIL is encoded by the coding sequence ATGTCACCTTACAAAGCCCCGACCCGGTCCGGTAGTAAAAAAGGCTGGTGGTTCGGTCTTGGTATCGGCATTGTACTGACTTGTGTTGTGGTACTGGCATCGGGTTTCATGATCGAAACCACTAACACGGATACCTTCTGTGTCAGTTGCCATGCCATGAATCCGTTCAGGGATGCCTGGAAATTCTCAGTTCATGGCGGCAACAATCCCCAGGGATTCAGGGCACAATGCGTGGACTGCCATCTGCCCCACGGCGATTTCGTAGAATATGTCACGGCCAAGGCGGTCACCGGAACCGGCGATGTGGTCCAGAACATGATTATTGATGTCAACACCTTTGACTGGATGGCCAACTCTGAAAAAAATCGTCTAAAATTCACCTATGATTCGGCCTGCCGTCGTTGCCACCAACAGCTGGATGCTGCGCCGGGCATGCCCAGAGGCGGCTTTTTGGCTCACCGCACTTATCTTCGCGGCGAAACGACCAAAAAATGTGCTGAATGCCACCCCCATGTCGGTCACGAGGATCTGGCCGACATGGTTGATCGGTATTTCAGCCGGCAGATACTGTAA
- a CDS encoding multiheme c-type cytochrome yields the protein MKMTLGRIGILACVMTCMALAVQVCAAEYPNLPKEIKINRGFTKEALQCIECHIGKMPGTVESWKSSRMAHAGVSCYDCHMVDKSSPMASQCEGIKGTNTFISPMVSSKTCSRCHPQEVEQFLKSGHADLSSGAVTSPDRAGLSKLQFYYEGAGFMSNKSFTWKWGTPPEATKEELAPRTSGCQMCHGTTVELGPDNKPINQTWPGGVGTRYPDGSIGTCTVCHERHTFSKADARKPEACGACHLGPDHPNIEIYDESKHGQLYHTQGEKWEFDSPPDAWEPGDYLAPTCATCHMSGIGDLATTHNVQERLKWDLMHKKSVVRSGNRGEGVKGEANMRRVCANCHGPTHVNTQRDTLDNSVALYNKYWDGADRMKKELAEKNLLGPDPWQDGFQELMYYLWHHTGRRARQGAAMNAPDYAHWHGFFQVFQVYQDMENIYKKRLETGKVEKYSPVMSSGPL from the coding sequence ATGAAAATGACGTTAGGCAGGATCGGAATACTGGCCTGTGTCATGACCTGCATGGCCTTGGCCGTTCAGGTCTGCGCAGCGGAGTATCCCAATCTCCCAAAGGAGATCAAGATTAACCGGGGGTTTACCAAGGAAGCACTGCAATGTATTGAGTGTCACATAGGAAAAATGCCGGGGACCGTGGAAAGCTGGAAAAGCAGCCGCATGGCCCATGCAGGCGTTTCCTGTTACGATTGCCATATGGTGGATAAATCCTCTCCCATGGCCAGTCAGTGCGAAGGCATCAAGGGAACCAATACCTTTATTTCGCCCATGGTTTCGTCCAAAACCTGTTCCCGTTGCCATCCTCAGGAAGTGGAACAGTTTCTGAAAAGCGGGCACGCCGATCTCTCTTCCGGTGCTGTTACCAGCCCGGATCGGGCGGGCTTGAGCAAGCTTCAGTTTTATTACGAAGGCGCGGGGTTTATGTCCAACAAATCGTTCACCTGGAAGTGGGGAACGCCTCCGGAAGCCACCAAGGAAGAGCTGGCTCCCAGGACCTCCGGCTGCCAGATGTGCCATGGCACGACGGTTGAATTGGGACCAGACAACAAGCCCATCAACCAGACATGGCCCGGTGGTGTGGGCACCCGCTACCCCGATGGTTCCATCGGCACCTGCACCGTCTGTCATGAAAGACACACCTTTTCCAAAGCGGATGCCAGAAAACCCGAAGCCTGCGGTGCCTGCCATCTGGGTCCGGATCACCCCAACATTGAAATTTATGATGAGTCCAAGCATGGACAGTTATATCATACCCAGGGGGAAAAGTGGGAGTTTGACAGCCCGCCTGATGCCTGGGAGCCCGGCGACTATCTCGCCCCCACCTGCGCCACCTGCCACATGAGCGGCATCGGCGATCTGGCCACCACCCACAATGTCCAGGAAAGGCTCAAATGGGATTTAATGCACAAAAAATCTGTAGTCCGTTCTGGCAATCGCGGTGAGGGTGTCAAAGGTGAAGCCAATATGAGAAGAGTATGTGCCAACTGCCACGGTCCCACCCACGTAAACACCCAGCGGGATACCCTGGATAACTCCGTGGCGCTTTACAACAAATATTGGGATGGTGCAGACCGCATGAAAAAAGAGCTGGCTGAAAAAAACCTGCTTGGCCCGGATCCCTGGCAGGACGGCTTTCAGGAGCTGATGTACTACCTGTGGCACCATACCGGCCGCAGGGCGCGCCAGGGCGCGGCAATGAATGCGCCGGATTATGCACACTGGCATGGATTCTTCCAGGTTTTCCAGGTCTATCAGGATATGGAAAACATCTACAAAAAACGTCTTGAAACCGGCAAAGTTGAAAAGTACAGCCCGGTTATGAGTTCAGGCCCGCTCTAA